The genomic DNA GCGGCGACGAAAATCTCGCGGCATTCCTGGCGCCGATCGGCCGGCCGGTCGCCGTCAGCGACATCGACGGGCTGCGGGTGACGCTTGACGACGGTCGCATCATTCACTTCCGCCCCTCCGGAAATGCACCGGAGATGCGTTGCTATGTCGAGGCGGACACGGCCGAGGCGGCCGAGGGACTGCTGTCGAGCGGTCTATCCACAATCCGGCATTGGGCAAAAACCGCCTCGAACTGAGTTTTTTGTCCTCCGACACGAAAACTTCAAAAAGCCTGTTGACACTTCGACTCGAGCCTTTTACACACCCGCTCGTCGCCCAGATGGCGGAATTGGTAGACGCGCCAGCTTCAGGTGCTGGTACTCGAAAGGGTGTGGAGGTTCGAGTCCTCTTCTGGGCACCAAATTCCCAAACCAAATCTTTGATTTGGTTCTGAAAAACCCCGGTTCGCCGGGGTTTTTTCGTTTCTGGCGTTTGGCCGGATTCCGTGGCGATTTCCTGCCTTCCGAGCCTCGCTCTTCGACCAGGATGGTTGCATGCCCAGGATATTTTCGCGTGGTGCGCCTTGAAGCTTGGGCCGGCAGCATTGATATTCTATCGCCTATGAAGGGCAGGCTTTCCGCGTGAGGGCAGTCCCATGTTATCGTCCGCCGGGGCGGCGGCTTTGAGAAGGACGAAGCGATGTCTGAGACACGTCGCAAGCTGACGACCATATTCTCCGCGGACGTCCAGGACTACACGCGGCTGATGCGCGCCGACGAGGAGGGCACGCTCGCCACGTTGAAGCGCCATCGCGATGCCATGGGAAGGCTCATCGAGGCGCATGAGGGCCGTGTCGTCAACACCTGGGGTGATGGACTGATCGCCGAGTTTCCGAGCGTCGTGGAAGCGCTGCGCACCGCGATCGACGTGCAGAACGAACTCGCCGGCTGCAACGAGAAATGCGCGGCCGACGAGCAGATGCTGTTTCGCATCGGCATCAATCTCGGCGACGTGATCGCCGAGGGCGACGATCTCTACGGCGACGGCGTCAATGTTGCAGCCAGGCTGCAGGCGTCCGCGCCGGCTGGCGGCATCGTCATCTCCAATACCGTGTACGACCAGGTGCGCAACAAGGTCGCCGTCGGTTTCGATTTTCTGGGGCCTCTTGAGGTCAAGAACATCGATGGCGGTGTGCCGAGCTATGCCGTGCGCATCGGCGCGGACGATCCCCGTCCGACCTTTGCCGCAGAGACCTTCGGCCGCCGTGCTGAAGCAGCCGCTGCCGAGGCGGCCAAGCCGCGTCCGGAGCCGGTGGGCGTGATTGCGGCAATCAGGAGCGGATCGCTCCCGGTTCTCTACATCGTTGCCGCTGGCTTGGTCGCTCTCAACCTGTTGACCTGGAACGGAACCTTCTGGTCCGTCTGGCCGCTGCTTGGCCTCGCCATCCTTGCCGGCCTTGCCTGGATCAAGACCAACCCGTGGGTGGACCGCAGCATCGGCATACTGGTGCTCTCGGGATTGGTGCTTCTCACCATCAATCTCTTGACCTGGCGCGGCGTCTTCTGGGCCGTCTGGCCACTGCTCGCCTTCGCCGTGGTCGGCGGCATTCGCTGGGTCACCCGGCAGAACCGCCGCCTCGGCTCCTGACGTCTATTCGCGGCTTTCGGAGCCGGCCGACAAGTTGTCGTGTGTCTTCGGGCCGTCATCGAGGGCTTCCGGCTCTTTCGGCTCCGCGCCCAGCACTTCGTAAATCTCCAGGGCCGAGGCTCGGCCCTTGGCCTGCGCTGTGCCGAGCGGCCGGAAGTGGATCGTGCCACCCGTATGGGCAACGACCGCGCCGCTCGCCATGATCATCGTGCCGTAGTTCTTGTTCATGCCCTCGAGGCGCGAGGCGACGTTCACCGTGTCGCCCATGGCGGTGTATTGCAGCCGCTCCTTGGCGCCGACATTGCCGACGACGGCGGTGCCGGTGTGAATGCCGAAGCGTGTGCGGAACTCCGGCAGTCCTTTCTTGCGCTGTGCTTCGTTGAAGATGCTGAGGCGCTGCTGGACCGCGAGCGCGCACCGACAGGCATTCTCGGCGTGTTTGTCGTCCGGTGCCGGGGCGTTCCACATCGCAAAGACCGAATCGCCGAGGAACTGGATGATCGTGCCGTCGTGCTCGCCGACCGTCTCGCTGAAGATATCGAAATACTCCGACAGCATCGCCACCACCTCCTCGGGCGAATGCCGTTCGCTGAGCGTAGTGAAATCGTAGATGTCGGTGAAGAGCGCGGTGACTTCCTGACGCCAGGCGGAGCGGCCGCTGAAATGGCCGGATTCGATGCCCTTGCGCACCAGTTCCTTCGGCACATAGAGCGCAAAGGTGAAGATTGCATCGCGGGCCCGGTTCATGGCGCCGCCGAGGGTCGAGATTTCGCTGACATGCGAGGAAACATCGATCGGGGTGGTGAAGTCGAGGTCCTGCAGCCGGTTGGCGCTGGCGGTCAGCTGGTTGAGCCCCTTGGTAATCAGATGCGCCAGCACCAGCGAGGCGAGTACCGCCAAGGCTACCACGGCCCCGGAAATCGCCAGCCCCTGAACGAGCGTCTTGTTGGCGTCCGCCATCAATTCGTCGAGCGGTGCGGCCACCACGGCGCGGTTGCCGGAGAGAAGCAGCGCGGATTCGAGCGGCGTTACCATGACGAGGTAGGTGCGGTCCCCGACCTGGACGAAGTCGGCCTTGTCGGGCGCTGGTGGATGTTGGCGGATGCTCTGGATCAGCGGTTCGCTGTCGGCCTGCACGATCGGGGCGTCCTTGTCCTTGGCAGCCATGATGCGTCGCATCATCACCCGGTCGGAATGGATGATCGGCCGGCCGACGGCATCGAGGATGAAGGACACCGAACCAGCAGTCAGCCGTTCGCGGGCGAGGAAGTCGGTGATCGTATCGAGCACGACATCGGCGCCGATGACGATCTGCGGATTGCCGCGATGCGCCTGCGAGATGGTCATGCCCAGTGTTTCGGTGGTGGCGCTTTCATAAGGGCCGGTCGAGACCGCGGCCTTGCCGTTAACGGCCGCGCGATACCAGGGCCGCGTGCGCGGGTCGAAGCTCGATGGCGGTAGCCGCCGTTCGGAGAATTGCGTGCCGTCCTTGTCGACGAAGAGAACGCGCTGGAGCGGCTTGCCGTTTGAGTCCCTTTCCATCGAGCGCACCGCAATGGCGGCGCCACGGGGCGCGTCGAGCGCCATGCGCCAGGCAACCTGCTTGAGGTCGACGACCTGAAAGAAGGCGCCGTTGGGATAGCCGACATACACCCCATCGATGTGCGGCGAGCGGGTGATGCCTTCACGAAGCACCGCCACCTTGTCGTTCATGCGTTCAGGCGGGGGCACGAGGAAGGAATTGGCGACGGAGGAGACGAGATTGACGAGGGCGGAAGTGTCGCCCGAGAGCACGCCCAGCCGGTCGACAAGGCGGTTCATGAAGCCGCGCATGTTGGCCTCGGCATCAGCGATCGCGGCGTTGCGCGAGCGATGGTAGTCAAGCCCGACAAGCGTCGCGGAAACGACGATCAGCATGGCGACCATGACGAGGCTGAACAGCGATCGCAGCGAACTGTTCCAGCCATCGCGTGCTTTGCCTTGTCGAGCGCCGGGCGCCGTGTCTACCATCGCGTTTCTCTGATCCCGTAACGATGCCTCGGCGACGACCTTAACGTGCAAGGTTGATCGCATGTGCAAGAAAAGTTAAATGCGAATCCCATAAAACACGTTAATCGGCGGGATGCACGATCCCGCCGAGATCCGCAGCGAAAAATGTCTCAGTTCATCGTTACCGGCTTCGAGCGCATGCGCGCGACGGTTTCGCGCTCGGCACGCTTGCAGCGCATCGGTGGCAGGCCGCGATCCATCAGGTCCATGTCTTCGAGCACCATGTCGCCCATTTTCTTGAAGGCGCTGTCGAGCGCGCCGGCGCGGTGCGCCGAACGCAGGAAGCCCGGCAGGCGGCGAACGGGATGGTCGAGCGGCAGGGGCTCCTCCGGAAAGACGTCGCTCGCCGCCACGATATGGCCGCTTGCGACCGCGGCCATCAGCGCCTCGAAATCGACGACGCCGGCGCGACTGAGGAGAATGAAGGCAGCACCCGGACGCATGCGGGCAAACGCCTTCTCGCCAAGGAAGCCTTCGTTCTCGCTGGTAACGGAAGCAACGACGAAGACGAAGTCGCTTTCGCCCAACACGGTCTCGAGCGATGCCGGTTCAACGCCATTGTCCCGCAGGATCGAGGCCGGCATCCAGGGGTCGAAGACGCGGATTTTCGCCCGGAAGCCGGAGAGCACGCGGTTCAGGGCCTTGCCGAGATCGCCGAAGCCGATGATGCCGATCTCGGAGCCGGAAAGCAGGCGCGCCGAACGGTTGCCATCGCCACCCCAGAGTTCGCGGCCTTCACGGAAGGAAAGGTCGGCGTCGACGACGCCGCGGGCGATGTTGAGCGCCATGGCGAGGCCGAGTTCCGCCACCGGCTCGGCAAAGACCTGCCCGGTGGTCACCACATGGATGCCGCGCTCGAACAGCACCTCATAGGGCATGTTGTTGATCAGGTTGCTTTCGACGTTGAGGATCGCCTTCAGCTGGCTCATGCGCCTGAGGGTGGCGTGGTCGAGCGGGGGCTGGCCGATGATGTAGTGGGCGTTGCCGAGCACGTCGTCGCCAAGGCCGGCGATATCCTCCGGGTCCGCTTCGACGATGCGGTAGCGGCGATGCAGGTCCTTGAGGGTTTCCGGTGTGAAGATGAGATCGAGCGTGCGTGGTGCGGGTGCACTGATGGCAAGCGGCCGGTTGTCGGGCATGGTTCCTCCCACTGCAGGTTTCCTTTGATCGGGTCGATCGAAGGATAAAAACATGCAGCACCTCAAAGCGCTACCGTGACCTTTGCGCGGCGCTGAGACGGAGGACGCCCATGCTCTGGCCGTGAGGCTAGGAACAGCTCCACCGCTTGCCAAGCGGCGTGGCGGTCCCGATGCTGTCTTCGCACGAGGATTGCTTGTCGTGTTTTTGCTTAGTAGCCGAGACCACGCTTCTGCCGATAGAGCGAAGGCGGCAGGTCGCTGCCCTGGAAGACCGGCCCGTCGCCACGGCGGCAGTTGTAGATCGTGTCGTAGATGGGGCCGCCGCGGGCCGACGATTCGAACGGATAGTTTCGGTCGACAAAGGTCTGCTCGCATACGGTTTGGTCGCCACCACCATTCAACGGATCCATCTGGCGCACGCCCGGCAGGTCCCGATAGGTCTGCGCCGGTGCCGGCATGGCCGTCAGCCCGATCGCCAGCGCGAGCGTGGAGAGAGCGAGGGCGGGTTGAAAAGACGTCATCGTCAGGACTTTCAAAGGGCAGCCGGCGGGCGGAACGTGACAACGGTATCGCCGACGCCAAACTTGCGCTATAGGCCACACCACTTCGTTTGATCTGGGGATTTTCGATGGCGAATGCAATACGGTTCCATGAAGGCGATATCTCCGCAGCCGACGCCGACCGTTATCGAGGCGCAATCGCGATCGACACGGAAACGCTCGGCCTCATCCCCCGCCGTGATCGCCTTTGCGTGGTGCAGCTGTCTCCGGGCGACGGTACGGCCGACGTGATCCGCATCGCAGCCGGCCAGAAGCAAGCGCCGAACCTCGTCGCCATGCTTGCCGATCCGGCCCGCCAGAAGATCTTCCATTTCGGCCGCTTCGATATCGCCGTCCTCTTCCATACCTTCGGGGTGACGACGACGCCGGTCTTCTGCACCAAGATCGCCTCGCGGCTGACCCGCACTTACACCGATCGCCACGGCCTCAAGGACAACCTCAAGGAAATGCTCGACGTCGACATTTCCAAGCAGCAGCAGTCGTCCGACTGGGCAGCAGAGACCCTGTCGCAGGCGCAGCTCGAATATGCCGCCTCCGACGTGCTGCACCTGCATGCGCTGCGCGACAAGCTGACGGCGCGCCTCATCCGCGATGGTCGCATCGAGCATGCCGAAGCCTGCTTCGCCTTCCTGCCGACGCGCTCCAAGCTTGACCTGCTTGGCTGGGACGAGACGGATATCTTCGCGCACAGCTGAGTTGTGCGGGGCTGTTATGGCGTCAGGTAAAGGACGACCGCATAACGTGCGGCCTTGCCGATGGTGACGAACAGCAGGAACAGCGGCAGCTTCATGCGCAGCAATCCGGCGACCAGCGTCAGTGGGTCGCCGATGACCGGCAGCCAGGAAAGAAGCAGCACCGGCTGGCCGTAGCGGGCAAAGAGCGCCTCTGCCTTTTGCCGATTGGTCGGCGAAACTGGAAACCACCGGCGCCCCTCGAAGCGGATCAGAAAACGCCCGAGCGCAAAATTGACGACGGCGCCGAGCACGTTGCCTGATGTCGCGGCGATGAAGAGGGCAGGGCGGCTCGTTTCGCCGTGCAGGGCGGCGGCCACGATCGCAGCTTCCGACATGCCGAAAAGCAACGTCGCCGACAGGAAGGCCGCGGAAAAGACGCCGGCAAGAATTCCGAAATCCAGGATCAGCTCCTGTCCGTATGACCGAGATCGCGCTCCGGCTCGATGATGTCGCGGATGCGCTGCTTCAGTTCCTTCGGCCCGGGGAAACCGCCGTCCCGCTTGCGCTCCCAGATGAGCGCGTCATCGACGCG from Ensifer adhaerens includes the following:
- a CDS encoding adenylate/guanylate cyclase domain-containing protein codes for the protein MSETRRKLTTIFSADVQDYTRLMRADEEGTLATLKRHRDAMGRLIEAHEGRVVNTWGDGLIAEFPSVVEALRTAIDVQNELAGCNEKCAADEQMLFRIGINLGDVIAEGDDLYGDGVNVAARLQASAPAGGIVISNTVYDQVRNKVAVGFDFLGPLEVKNIDGGVPSYAVRIGADDPRPTFAAETFGRRAEAAAAEAAKPRPEPVGVIAAIRSGSLPVLYIVAAGLVALNLLTWNGTFWSVWPLLGLAILAGLAWIKTNPWVDRSIGILVLSGLVLLTINLLTWRGVFWAVWPLLAFAVVGGIRWVTRQNRRLGS
- a CDS encoding hydroxyacid dehydrogenase, translated to MPDNRPLAISAPAPRTLDLIFTPETLKDLHRRYRIVEADPEDIAGLGDDVLGNAHYIIGQPPLDHATLRRMSQLKAILNVESNLINNMPYEVLFERGIHVVTTGQVFAEPVAELGLAMALNIARGVVDADLSFREGRELWGGDGNRSARLLSGSEIGIIGFGDLGKALNRVLSGFRAKIRVFDPWMPASILRDNGVEPASLETVLGESDFVFVVASVTSENEGFLGEKAFARMRPGAAFILLSRAGVVDFEALMAAVASGHIVAASDVFPEEPLPLDHPVRRLPGFLRSAHRAGALDSAFKKMGDMVLEDMDLMDRGLPPMRCKRAERETVARMRSKPVTMN
- a CDS encoding YqaA family protein, producing MVAAALHGETSRPALFIAATSGNVLGAVVNFALGRFLIRFEGRRWFPVSPTNRQKAEALFARYGQPVLLLSWLPVIGDPLTLVAGLLRMKLPLFLLFVTIGKAARYAVVLYLTP
- a CDS encoding ribonuclease D, whose translation is MANAIRFHEGDISAADADRYRGAIAIDTETLGLIPRRDRLCVVQLSPGDGTADVIRIAAGQKQAPNLVAMLADPARQKIFHFGRFDIAVLFHTFGVTTTPVFCTKIASRLTRTYTDRHGLKDNLKEMLDVDISKQQQSSDWAAETLSQAQLEYAASDVLHLHALRDKLTARLIRDGRIEHAEACFAFLPTRSKLDLLGWDETDIFAHS
- a CDS encoding adenylate/guanylate cyclase domain-containing protein, whose translation is MVDTAPGARQGKARDGWNSSLRSLFSLVMVAMLIVVSATLVGLDYHRSRNAAIADAEANMRGFMNRLVDRLGVLSGDTSALVNLVSSVANSFLVPPPERMNDKVAVLREGITRSPHIDGVYVGYPNGAFFQVVDLKQVAWRMALDAPRGAAIAVRSMERDSNGKPLQRVLFVDKDGTQFSERRLPPSSFDPRTRPWYRAAVNGKAAVSTGPYESATTETLGMTISQAHRGNPQIVIGADVVLDTITDFLARERLTAGSVSFILDAVGRPIIHSDRVMMRRIMAAKDKDAPIVQADSEPLIQSIRQHPPAPDKADFVQVGDRTYLVMVTPLESALLLSGNRAVVAAPLDELMADANKTLVQGLAISGAVVALAVLASLVLAHLITKGLNQLTASANRLQDLDFTTPIDVSSHVSEISTLGGAMNRARDAIFTFALYVPKELVRKGIESGHFSGRSAWRQEVTALFTDIYDFTTLSERHSPEEVVAMLSEYFDIFSETVGEHDGTIIQFLGDSVFAMWNAPAPDDKHAENACRCALAVQQRLSIFNEAQRKKGLPEFRTRFGIHTGTAVVGNVGAKERLQYTAMGDTVNVASRLEGMNKNYGTMIMASGAVVAHTGGTIHFRPLGTAQAKGRASALEIYEVLGAEPKEPEALDDGPKTHDNLSAGSESRE